The following is a genomic window from Zalophus californianus isolate mZalCal1 chromosome 10, mZalCal1.pri.v2, whole genome shotgun sequence.
AAGCGGGTGCGGCGGCCCTCACAGTACTTGCCACCGTTCCGGGGGACCGGCCGCGTGCAGTCCCGGGAAGAGAACTGGACGCCGCCCCCGCAGCTCCGGGAGCAGTCGCCCCATGacccccaggggccccagcctccagcctgtgGGATCTGCAGAAACACAGAACGGAAGGGTGGCATCTAGACACTCTCTGCTGGGCCCAGggccagcccctctcctccaggCCCTCCGCTCCACCCCTGCCCCGGGATCTCACATTGAAGTCCTGAAGCTGGTCCACATGGAGGCAGCGGCCCCCCATGCAGGCCTGCGCCGGCCCGCAGGGGGTACCATCGGCCCAGGGTGAATGCTTGGTCTGGCACATGGCGTGGCCATTGAGGTGGCCAGAGCACCAGAGGGCGGCACAGGGCGGCGGCAGCTGTGGACAGTGGCGCGAGTCGGGCCCGAAGGTCAGCTGACACTGGCGATCGGCGTCATAGTCCTTGCCAGGGAAAGTcatgggcagaggcaggggggcCGCTGGCTGGTCTAACAGACAGTGCCCTGGGGAGGAGGTAGGGATACGAAGTCAGCCACGGGCCGAGGAAGAGTCTAGATTGCTAGCTGAGAGTCTGGACTCCCTGGGGCCTGATGGGATCCTGGAATCCAAATCCTGGGGCTGGAAAAAGCTTTAAGTAGCAGGTACAATTTATTGGGTGCTTATTATGTGATGAGCGTTGGCTAAATGCCTGTCCAGCCTTTCTCATTTAACCATGGCAAACACCTGCGAGGTGGTTACCATTTCATGCTTGCTTTACAGATCAGCCACACGGACGTGAAGAAACTCAGTCACACATCTATCTACACGTGTCTAAAGAACAGAATCAGGGTAAGAACCCGAAGCGCTAAGTCTTCCTACCTGTTCTAACCGGCTACAGACACCTCTTGAGCCTGCTTTGTCTCAGCATCCCTGCCCAGAAGTGGCCACCGTGCCAGGCTTGCACACCTCCGGTGACAGGCAGTCACTCCCTTCACAGCCAGCCCGTCCTCGTGTGAACAGTTCTGACCCTTAAAAGGTCAGATCTCATTCTACTACACCAAAACTTGCCTCCCTTGGCTGTGCTATTTATGCTAGAGGAAGTGGGAACCACACAAAGACAGAAGCATTTCTCACCCCATCCCACACTGCAGAGGAAACTCATCTGAGGCAGTCAGTTTGGCCCATGCAGAATGCAGCAGAAGAGAGAGTAcagtgcggggcggggggggcgggggcaggaacGGAGCGCCgcacagggagagggggatgCCATCTGCTTACCATAGCCATTGTCCAGGAAGTCAGTGATGAAGCGAGCACTGCAGGGGGACCAGGGCTCCTCGGGGTCCACGTGAGCCATCACAGGAGCCATGACGTGGCGGGAGGTGCTCCCAGGCCCATTCAGACCAACACATGGCTTTGAGTTGTCATGGAGCATGTTGAAGACGTGACCTGTGAGAGCAGAGGCCTTGTTagggtcccagggtcccatcTCTGTGCCCTCAGGGGGCTTCAAGCCCATAATAATCTGGTTGCAGCTGTGGATGGTCAGATCCATTCCCTATCCCACACTGTCCCCAATTTCCTTCTGGTGCGCTAGGGCTCCTCAATATGGAGCCCCCACTGCtctgtctccccttccccccaaacaCACTCAGGGCACCTCCCGACCCTCTTTTCCTTGTAGCGAACATTCCTAACCCTGATCCCACCCATTCCATCACTGACTCTTACGAAtaacatctctttctttttttttttttaagattttatttatttatttgagagagagaatgagagatagagcgcacgagacggaagagggtcagagggagaagcagactcctccccgctgagcagggagcccgatgtgggactcgatcccgggactccaggatcatgacctgagccgaaggcagtcgcttaaccaactgagccacccaggcgcccctaacatctCTTTCGATAATGTgccctccccaaacacacacacacatgcacacacacagagttcaCAGTAAGTTTCCACACACCATCTCATTTAATGGAAAAATCTGAACATCTACGCCCACAGCAGAGAAAGATAATGGCCCTGGACCTAGGCCTGGGGAGGAAGAAGCACCACTTTGTGACCCCCTATCTGCCTTCTAGTGAGCCCACTGTCCCCTTGCCCCAACCCGATAGCTCTCACGCATCCGGTTGTCCCACAGCCCCACGCCCACCTTACCCAGTTCATGAGCAGCAGTGAAAGCCGACTGGAGCCCATCATCCTCCACAATAGCACAGCTCCGAGCCGGGTCACACACAGTGCCCACATCAGCCATGCCCAGAGTGTCACAAGTAGAGACCCCACACAGGTCCTGTGAAGAGGGATCACAGAAGATGCATGAGGAGCCAAGACTCCAGAGTCCACTGGGATGAGATCTAGCCTCGTGGGGACCTGGGCCTTGAGGAGCCAGTGCCGCCAGGGCCCAGATGGCGTTGGCAGCGTGGCTGGGGCTGGATGCCCCGTGGAACACCTCCAGGGGCACCATTTCCAGCACAGCGTACCCGTGGGGCTTCTTGGAGCTCCGTGGCGCGGGGCCCACGGGGCTGATCGGGGCCTCACCTGCCGGGTGAACAGAATGGCCGTGTCAAAGTGGTCTGGGTCCGAGTCCTCAGGGGTGTTGAGTCCTCGCTGCCAGGTGCAGAAGCTGCGCAGGGTCTGGGCGGCACTGGGCCCCACTTGGGGCCCTTCCTCGCCCGGCCCGAGAATCACGAGCCGAGTCACCACCAAGCTGACGGGGTTGCGGATGCTCGGGTGCTTGAAGGCCTTGGCTGCGGCGGCCATAACGGTCAGCAGGTAGCGCTTCAGCCCTGCCCCGTGAAATGCTGCCATCTTGTCATCTGCCACGACCAGAGTCTCCACAAATCGACTCAGCGAGGCAAAGCGCTGGATTGGAAAAAGGAGGGGAGCATCCTGAGAGAGCCTCCCAGACCCATGgctccttttcccctcccttacTTCCTGGGTCTGGAACTCAGCAGAGCCAGCTGGGCCGCACATACACCGCGGGATTCCTGACCGGTCTTGGTTgggccctcccccaaccccaagtTCCAGGGCTTTTGTGGTAACTAGAGGAAATCAGCTGTTGGTgctgagaaggggaagggaaggggatgcCCCGTCCCAGGGCTGCTGAGCCCCAGGGGTGAAAAGCAGCTGGGATTGCCTCTGGGAGGGGCTTTGGGGTCCCCCAGGCCAGAGTGCGCTGGGGCCTGCAGGACTGGAGCTGGAGGGCCGGGCTGCAACGTGTCGGCCCTGTGTGGTTGGAGGAACAATTCAGTCAGCGGCTAGGGCCAGGGCCAGATCTCAGCGTGGCGGGTGTGGAGGGAGAGCGGCTGGTCTGGATTAAagcgagagagggagggagggaagaagggggaggctgggagtgggaagggggaaaggatgGAGCGTCAGGCAGCCTTACAGTCCGTCCACAGTGTGGGAAGGGGACTGACCAGAGGAGGTATGGGATGCCTTTCCTCCCCGTCCACTTTTGCCCTACTTTGCAATTTGCCAGAACTATTTTGAAGGCAGCACCAGAAGCCAGAGGTCAATCCCTTGGGCTTTAAACCTCACTCCTTTAGCCGGCAGTGGGGGTGAAAATCAAATTTGGGGCACAGAAAAGAGTCAAGGCCCAGGGGGCTGTTGGGAAAGCTTTCCGGCAGGAGATGGTGCCAGGAGAGCGCCGTGGCcaagcagggctggggtgggcagaggggtgcTCATCCCCAACACAGAGTCTCTGACCCATGTCTGAGAACCCTCCTCGGGGTCAGCAGCCTGGCCAGGggaagggctggggcagggagaaacCAGAGCCTTCCCAAGAAAGGAGGCTAGcggaaagaggagaggaagacagaaggcagggaagaagcagaatggccagcaggggaagtgggtggaGAGAGGGTGAATGGGGGTCAGTGGGACAGACATGGCGGGAGGACGCTGCAGGACACAGACTCCGGGGCTGCCTACCTTGGCTCTtcgagggctggggctgggattcCCGGGAGGAGCCTTGACGTTGCACATGGGGCCCTGGCCGCTGGCAGGACTCTTCCGGCGGAGGATGTGAGCCCCAGGCCCCCCGGCAGAGTTAAGGGTGCCTCCCTCCAGGGGCTGGATGTGGAGTTCGGTCCCCCGATACTGCAGCACCCCTAACAGGGCTCCCCCGTCCCAGTGCAGAGATGCTACCGACTCTGGATCTCCGTTGACGGTGCCGGTGAGGTAGGTGCCTGGCTCGGCCCCTCCCAGCAGCTCAGGGGCTTGGCCCAGGTACTGCACCGTCAGCCCCTCGACCCGCACGCCGGGGTCCTGCTCCAGCTCTAGCAGCAGCGTCTCCCCAAAGGCTGGCAAGTGGTACAGAAGCCTGGCAGGGGCGCCCAAACCAGGCAGGACGCTGCCATTGAGCTTCTCTGGAAACACGATctcctcctcccgggggagggggctggccggccgggctgagggcaggagggagaccagcggcagcagcagcagcggcagcagctgCCCCACCAGCCGGGAGATGGGCACGGCGGGGAGCAGCAGGCGGGGTTGGACTCCCCCCGGCCAGCACCCCGCCAAGCCCCTCCTGGGATGCCGGTCCGTCCGGGACATGGCACGGGCGCTGCAGCTGGGAGTGAGTGAGGCCGTCTGGGCACCGAGTTCTCCCTGCCCTGGCTTTGGAAAGCTCCTCTCTGCAGCCTGGGGGCTCGGACTTGTGCCAGGGTCAGAGGCAGAGTTTTCAGAGGGGCTGGGGACCTtcagaggagatggagaaaactTGGCCCTTAGGCTTGGGAGAGGCGCCTAGTGGCCTGGCCCCTCCAAACTCTCCTCTCAcaccccctcctctcccaggTCTTTGTCTTTCCCTGCCCGTGTCTTCTGCAGCTTCTCGGGCCTCTCCTTCTGGGCTCCCTCAGACTGTCTGGCTTTGCCTCTGTGCCTGCCCTGTCTCTGGCTCCTTCCGCTGtgcctttgtctctgtctctctcctcctctctcgcCCGTGTCTATGTGTCTGTGGGTCTCCCTGTGGGTTCTTCCCAGCCTCTCTCCGCGCCAGCTCTTTTAAGCATCCCGAGCTCCTGCGATTGGCTGAGCTATAAGCCATTCAGACAGGAGCTCTGTTGGTAGGACTCAGATGGGTGTCTCATTGCTTCCCAAAAAtcctagtttttgttttcctttaaaaaaaaaaaaatgggacttgCCCAGGGGAGGGGAATCTCTAGCAGCCGGATGGATCACAGGCACTGGGCCAGCTGATGACATAGCCTTTCCCCAAACCCCACAGTCGGCTCTCAgctgtctctttccctttttgGTGGGACAGAGCCCCAGGAGGGGTAGGAAGTCAGGGAAAGGGCCTGGTCAACACGCACAGAAAGGCCACGGTCCTGGGAGATTTCTCGCTCCCATTCTTGAATCTGGCATGGCCTCCCTTTTCTCAGGGTTTCCTCGTGCTGCCCTCTGCCCCTAGAGGCTGGTTTCCAGAGCTGAGGCAACTGAGTGAACTGCCAGGGAAAGACCGTGGGGAACAGGTAAGGAAGCACCAAGAGAGCAGAACAAAGAAAGGAGGTGGCTGGACTTGGCTCAGGATGGGACCAAgtagtgggagagagaagaggctgCGGAGATATGGGGTATGTAGGTGAGGAGACAGTGATCAGGGAGCTTACTGCCCAAAGGCAGGATGGGTCTGCTTAGAATGGACACATGGAGCAGGCagcagagaaggcaggaggggTTAATGACGTTTCCTTTATAGAAGGAGGATCCAGGGTGGCACCTCCTCTTCCTTAACTCCTCTccttcaggctccctgttcctgAGTTACCACAACCCACCCCCTCCAGAGCCCAGAACAGCCAATCCGCCTCCATTCCTCCCagggctccccctccccacttcctgacTCCCCATTTCCCTGGCCCAGCTCCCAGTAGCTTCCCCCAGGCTCTTGGCCCTGTTCCTACCCACTCCCAACTGCCCCAAGTCCTCCCCCAGCCTCAAGTCAGCCAGCCCCCAGCACAGAAAGACTTGCTCTCCTAGAAACCCAGATGCACCCAAAGTCAGTCCATCCTAGGGAATCCCCACCTGGCTCCCTCTTTTGGCCCCACCTTGCCCTTGAGAACACAGTCGCTCCTGGAAtatctagtaattttttatttctcattcccCACGGGACATGGAGAAGGTGGAGGATGCACTGTGTATAGAGGGAAACTAGAGTACTGAGAAACGGGAACCCAGCGCCTGAGGTGGGGAGAgtgcctggggaggaggaggtagtGGTGGGAGAAGGCAGCCAAATGATTCCCTTGGTTTGGTTCTGGACAGGAGAGAACTCAGCAAAGAGGTCTTGGGGGTGGACTCTCGAGATAAGGAAGTAAAGGGTACAGAAGTAGGGGCAATCTCTGCCCACTCAATGCTATGGCCACTCCTTTCCCCAGGATATCCCCAGGAAAGAGAATGCAGTCAGCGgtccctttcctttcccagagGCACATCAcctgcccctacccccattcCTCTACCCACTCTCTGCCTTGTCACCTCCTGTCTCCCAGATCATATCCGCCAGAAtgcttccttcccccctcccttcctgctcaGGTCACGAATACCTGCCCCGGTGCCCACCACTTCCTGACCTGCCCACCACTGCCAGACCTACCTCTTGCCCCACCACATGCCCTGACCCTGGTCCTAACTCTGGAGGGGGTTGGGGCTGTGGCTGCGGGAGTCAGACAAAGGACAGGAGGCCAGAAGGGGCAGGGGCAAGAGGAGCTATCACCAGAGGACTCTTACTGCCCCTTTCCAACCCCCCATCTGAGATGAGGACAAAGGGGGTGACTAAGCAGTGAGAGACAAAGGGCCTTAGAGTCACagcagcagggtggggggggggtgttggctGCAGGGAGAAGGCACAAAAGATGCAGTGTCCTAGGTagccccccaggagccctcaCCCCCGTCCCAGCTCAAGTTGCCACCAGGGCTAAGCAGCCCAGACTCTATCCTGACTTCTCCCAGGTTGGATTAGGGCAAATAAACGCAGTCCCCACACCTCCCGGCATCGCCCTGCCCCCTCATCACGGTCACTGTGTTCCAACtacagagggagagcaggctcagGGAAAGggtgcggcggggggggggggggggggggaatgagggaggcagggagggagagcctCTGCCTGGCTGTGGGGGCTGCCCAGTCCACCCGGGTTCCAGTCAGTTCCCACAGCCAGGGATATGGCCCCACCCTTTGGTACGGTTCCCATTAGGTCAACTCCCAGGCTGGAAGTCTGGCTCTCCCCTCTTTCTTCACAGCTAAGAATTCCCTCTCTGCCACTTTCCTGGTGTCTGCCCCACCCTGCTGCACTGCTGGTGGGCTGTCTCAGGGACCCTGTCTGGGGGGGATCTGGGGACTGCCTCTTTCCGGGCTCAGAGTGGGAGGCATGTGCAAACTCAACGGGTGGCCCAGCTGGAGCTGGGCTTGGAAGCAGAGGGGAGCGAACAGGGACTAGCCTCCAAGGCTGCAAAACCCTTGGTCTCTTCCATACAGAACTGGGATCAGACTCCTGGTGGCACTGGGAC
Proteins encoded in this region:
- the ADAMTS4 gene encoding A disintegrin and metalloproteinase with thrombospondin motifs 4; its protein translation is MSRTDRHPRRGLAGCWPGGVQPRLLLPAVPISRLVGQLLPLLLLPLVSLLPSARPASPLPREEEIVFPEKLNGSVLPGLGAPARLLYHLPAFGETLLLELEQDPGVRVEGLTVQYLGQAPELLGGAEPGTYLTGTVNGDPESVASLHWDGGALLGVLQYRGTELHIQPLEGGTLNSAGGPGAHILRRKSPASGQGPMCNVKAPPGNPSPSPRRAKRFASLSRFVETLVVADDKMAAFHGAGLKRYLLTVMAAAAKAFKHPSIRNPVSLVVTRLVILGPGEEGPQVGPSAAQTLRSFCTWQRGLNTPEDSDPDHFDTAILFTRQDLCGVSTCDTLGMADVGTVCDPARSCAIVEDDGLQSAFTAAHELGHVFNMLHDNSKPCVGLNGPGSTSRHVMAPVMAHVDPEEPWSPCSARFITDFLDNGYGHCLLDQPAAPLPLPMTFPGKDYDADRQCQLTFGPDSRHCPQLPPPCAALWCSGHLNGHAMCQTKHSPWADGTPCGPAQACMGGRCLHVDQLQDFNIPQAGGWGPWGSWGDCSRSCGGGVQFSSRDCTRPVPRNGGKYCEGRRTRFRSCNTQDCPSGSALTFREEQCAAYNHRTDLFKSFPGPMDWVPRYAGVAPRDQCKLTCQARALGYYYVLEPRVVDGTPCSPDSSSVCVQGRCIHAGCDRVIGSKKKFDKCMVCGGDGSSCSKQSGSFRKFRYGYNNVVTIPAGATHILVRQQGAPGVRSLYLALKLPDGSHALNGEYTLMPSPTDVVLPGAVSLRYSGATAASETLSGHGPLAQPLTLQVLVAGNPQNARLRYSFFVPQPAPSTPRPPPQDWLHRKAQILEILRRRPWAGRK